GGTACTTGTCCCTCCAAAAGGAGGAAACCATGATTGGAGGACAATACCTCCATGAGAGCTGTGGACATCTTAATTTACGCCCCAATAATTGCCTACTCGTCATGAATATGAAATGTGATACTCTGTGTGTGCTTGTCAATCAACGGCGGCTAATCATCATGTGTGCTTCGTCCGTGTAGGAAATGGTTCGGATGGAGTGCGAGCGGTGGGCGCACAAGGGGATCAACATCACGTACCAGATCCGGGAGGACCGCAAGGGGTACAAGGCCGGCGCGCTCAAGGCCGGGATGAAGCACGGGTACGTGCGCGAGTGCGAGTACATGGTCATCTTCGACGCCGACTTCCAGCCGGACCCCGACTTCCTGCACCGCACCATCCCCTACCTCCACCACAACCCGGAGATCGCCCTCGTCCAGGCGCGATGGCGCTTTGGTAAATTTTCACCCCAAAAAAATCATTACTTCCAGTTCATCAAAGTTTGTGAGTTCAATTTCAATGGCGTGCCTTAGGGGGGACAAAAGTAGAAAATTTTGGCATCTTGTATGCATGTATGTAGGCTAGAATAATCAAAGAGAAAGGAAGGAAGAAAGAAAAAGACAGAGGCCACCGTGCTTCAAAGGTTTCACCGCGATTCAGTCTAGGAATCAGGATCGCTCGCCAGTTTCCCTGTTTGGAAGCAAGCCTAGGATGCGTCCAAGCCCAACTAACTCTTCTCCCAACCGTGCTGTCTCGCCCGAAGGCCACTGGGATGTATCTGGACACCTGAAGGAAGGTTAAAGTTTCCTCTTAACGCTAAAAAATAATAATGCCTGGAGGGCGTTATGCCTCATGGGGGATCAGCTAGCGTGATGGTGCTGCCAGTACGCTCTGCTAGATCTGGTGGGTGGGTTGCGTACCGTGGCGCAATGGTACGGTTGGGAGGGATGGCAAGTTAAGTCCTGGAGGGACGGCACGTCCTCGTGCCCGCCACTGTTGCGTGCGGCGCGCCTCGTTCCCTTCCCTTCCCTGGGGCGGCCGGCTGTCGGTCGGCAGGAGTCCGGCTCCTCGCCGATCCGATCGCGCAACGCGCACGATCTAAACGAGGGAGACCCCCTCGGTCGTCGACTCGTCGTCGGTGGCGCCGTCGGTGATCCGAATAGTGCTGCGTGGCGTCCGCTCATTAGGCTCTCCGCGCTTTTCCCGGTTAGCAGCGTGGGCCACCGGACAGATCTTCGGGCGTCCACGTGGTGCGGCCCGCCTCTACATGACCCGCGGGCCCGGGCGTGGGCCACGTCGGCCATGGCTTCTTGTCACTACCGCATCCAGTTGCGGTGCAGGCAGGCTTGCCTTGTCCTGGCGCCCGAGATTTGTCCTTGCAGACAGCAATAGAAATTGCCACGGAAGAGATAAGCATATTGGTATACTACTAGCTCATAACTCGTCAGTAAGTGCGGCATCTGAGATTCTCGGTgtttagatcatcattgcatgaTGCCACCAGGTCGCGTCCTAGATTCACCTTTGGCGTCGTGGGGCGCGGCCAGACAGATTAGCGCGGGGTGGCGCCGGCTTGAATCGTGCCGTGATCCCGTGATGTGTCTGCAAAGACTGCATGGTCCGCCCTATAAAGCTCCAAGATTTACGAGTGCTCCCGATGGCTAACCTCCAAGATTTACTTTTTATTCGACCGTGTCAGTGCAGTGCGCCCACATCCTCTGCTCGGTCCAACTGTACTGTACGCGTGAAGTAACCGAACAAAACCAACCTGTTATATTCCCCACACAAAACGGAACCAAGCATGCTCAATGTGTTTGATGCTGCTAACAGTAAAAAGAAGCGAGCAACTGTGTCACTATGTAGTACTGTGAAAAGTCAAGGGTAATAGTGAAAAGTTGGCCTGGTGGTAACTTTTGAGCTGTACATTTTTTTCACTGGTGACAATCATGCTGGGGATGCTGATGAGTGTGCTGTTGTTGTTGGTGCTCAGTGAACGCGGATGAATGCCTGATGACGAGGATGCAGGAGATGTCCTTGGATTACCACTTCAAAGTGGAGCAGGAAGTGAGCTCCTCCGTCTGCGCCTTCTTCGGCTTCAACGGTGAGATTCAGTCTGGTCTTCCCTTCCGATGCTGTTATTCGACATTGGTGATTTATCCATGGCATCTGTCTAACAAATCTCAATGATTTCTTCTACCAGGAACCGCCGGTGTGTGGCGCATTTCTGCAGTGAATGAAGCAGGGGGCTGGAAGGACCGGACCACCGTGGAGGACATGGATCTGGCTATCCGGGCCAGCCTCAAGGGGTGGAAGTTTGTCTACCTCGGCGATGTTCAGGTACATTGATCAATCATATACACCATCACATTCAGATGATAGACAGCGCACATCCTTTGGCTTTTCTCTTTCATTACTACGTTCCTACCATTCAAAATAGTAATAATTTGAGACAACAGTAAAAGGAATTTGACCGTGAAAAATTGGAGTTAACGAAAATTCTGCAATGTTTCTCAGGTTAAGAGTGAACTCCCCAGCACTTTCAAAGCTTTCCGGTTTCAGCAGCACAGATGGTCATGTGGTCCAGCAAACCTGTTCAGGAAGATGCTGGTGGAGATTGTGACAAATAAGGTCTGCCCCAGCACCCATGAAGTCCAATTCTGTTTTAAGACAACACCTTAACTATGTTGCTAACTCAGATGCTATTgatcttgtgtgtgtgtgtgcagaaAGTGACAATCTGGAAGAAGTTTCATGTCATCTACAACTTCTTCTTGGTGCGCAAGATCGTTGCCCACATTGTGACATTCACCTTCTACTGCATCATCATCCCGACAACCATCTTTGTCCCCGAGGTTCATATACCGAAGTGGGGTTGCGTTTACATTCCAACAATCATCACTCTTCTCAACTCTGTTGGAACTCCCAGGTAATTATATTATAGCCAGTAAAGAGCTCACATTCACATAAAAGTATAATAAGCAAGTAATGATCGTTCAATTATGAGTAGTATTTGATCAAACTGTGTGTTTACCTGACGAAAATGCACCAATTTTGGCAGGTCTTTTCACTTGCTTTTCTTCTGGATCCTCTTCGAAAACGTCATGTCTCTGCATAGAACCAAGGCCACATTGATTGGCTTGTTAGAGGCAGGCAGGGCGAACGAATGGGTCGTCACAGAGAAGCTCGGCAGCGCCATGAAGATGAAATCTGCTAACAAAGCGTCGGCCAGGAAGTCATTCATGAGGATGTGGGAGAGGTACTCAACAAATAAGACAACTGCACACATTTTGCCACCTTTTCCCCCTCGGCTTTCGGTAACTAACTTTCAGAGATGAAAATTTCAGGCTAAACGTTCCAGAGCTTGGCGTGGGAGCCTTCCTCTTCTCATGTGGATGGTACGATGTTGCGTTCGGGAAGGACAATTTCTTCATATACCTTTTCTTCCAGTCGATGGCTTTCTTCGTCGTCGGGGTTGGCTACGTCGGCACAATCGTCCCTCAGTCATAACTGAAAGAACGTCGGGATCATCTCGCTCAGCTGTTCACAGTTCCCTGAGAAATCAGCAAAAGTTAGTTGGCCGTGCATAGCCAGTTCAAAAGTAAAGATCACGCAGTTTTCTCTCGGTTTCTCTCTGTTTTCCTTCCTCCTTGGAGACTGATAGTATTGCAGCATTCCCTTGAATGTGCTATTGTAAAAGAAAGCGAGGTGCAGTGTAAGGTCACTGCAGGTGTATTTGTGGTGTTCTCTTTTTGCTTGTAGCAAGTACGTGCCCGTGGTTATGGGAAGCAGGATGTCTGCTTCCAAGTCGAATGTAATACTAATAGTATAAGAAAGGAAAAAGGTTCAGGAATGTGCGAGCAAGATCAGACTGTCCAGATTTTCCGTGTGCTGCTTTCAAAATTTTACGTGTGCAGTGTGCTTGATGAAAACATTGTTCCCCAGGTAGTGTCAGTCGACACCTGTTGAAGCAGAAGAGAAGACACGCCACTGCTCCAGGAAAAAAAACCCCATCAAACCAACCAAACAAACTGGTATTCAGAATAACTTTAAACATCTATCCTAAGTAGCGTAGGTCTTCATCCTCGTGGATTTCGATTTGCCTCCCTTTTCTGCAAAATCCACTAAAAATGAATCTAATAATCAATCGGTTTGTCAGATTGTTTGCCCCTACAAGTTTTGCTTGAGGTCAGGAAACCTAACAGCCACCGCCTCCTCCCTTCCCAACTGCAGCCGCATCCTACCTCTCCGTCCTCTCTCCCCTCGCTGCTGCTAGAGACTAGTGGCCGGGCTAAGCCTTGACACTGGTCGATGAAGGCGGCGACGGGAGATCTCTACTCTATTAACCGTAGTAGGTAAGATGTGATATATGGATGACGACTTGAGGCACACGTTATGGCTGTGCAATGGTGAAGGTGGTGTTTTCGGCCAGGTCGATGGTCTCTGGTGGTGAGGCATCGGTGGTCGTGATCCCATCTACAGCTACGAGGGCACAATGGCAACCTTCTTCGATCCAACGAGGTGGTCCTCCATTTGGACGAACAGATGACGGTGTTGTCCTGCGCTGCTAGGCGGTGTTGCAATGGGTTGGAGGGTCTTGGACCTTCAGATCCATCCAGGCAACGACGAGTATGTTTTGCCGAAGGCAGGTGATGAGGatatgactaccttggatacaaccaaaaatattgcatacatgtatatttatgaggtgatttctaatgcaaagtatgcataatttatttatgtcatccaggacaaaaatacttcacaaacTTTTGTGtcatgtctaattgcaggtgtatgggacatttgtacaatccacatatgaagataagggagaAAGAGACGTTTAGTtgctgttcaaaaagtcctctcacgttacttttggcccaagagaagatagagtcaaagtctctcacgttctggactcagattcggactacacagatatacctgactcaaaacgttAATAACTCTTTGATCCGGACTCCGAAttaggtgattctttttttgttggaaagtaggtTTTGTGCAAGTTCCAACCCAATTGGACTCACCttcaaattcgtccggagcgttgagttATTGACGAAACAATCTGGCGCTGCaacagaatccgagtcaaactacaagtccaaaggtgttacatcacctccacttgggcccattggccttgtacgacctagggttagttttaggctgccttgggacgtcctcccacctcattggccgccaccccttgctcctatataagtagatccatctagtaccTTTTTTCTTGggtttgtttagattaaaagttcgtcatagctgcaacttcgcgtacttcgtttgtgttcaacaaccagaccaagacgtcacagaaccccacttgatcaataaaactttcctcttatattcgcaatatctagattgcaaacttagtttcttgcttattctttgtttgcttgcaggaaatagaccctcgtggtcaggttgatcgtgctccggcgtggttaATAACCACTCGGAGTTGGTTTAccaattgctaaggcgcgacgtcctcgcacgttcgtagtcggatcatcaaagtctactccataaaaaacgatagccaccatctcatcaaaagacgggacacctttacctctatcaagtggtatcagttttcaggttgctcggtgagaatttccagttatccctggattagatttattttcttacctattgtccaagaaaaagcctcaaaaaagttagatctattaaTCCTTTGTCctagccagtctgagcctttgcgattttcttttcattgtttgcattattgaattatcggttgcatcatcgtgtcgagttgctggtcttagtgtctagttcgtttagagtttcgagttctgttcacattagtcacgtcgccgctgcgtcgttatcccttccgctgtccGCCACCCtatccatcaatttccaccatGTTCTACCCATGGTTCATTGTCACAATAATAGTTGAGGTCCTTCACATCTTCTCTTGATCCAATCTGcgtcttatctagtttgtcttggaaaga
The sequence above is a segment of the Aegilops tauschii subsp. strangulata cultivar AL8/78 chromosome 6, Aet v6.0, whole genome shotgun sequence genome. Coding sequences within it:
- the LOC109768508 gene encoding glucomannan 4-beta-mannosyltransferase 1; its protein translation is MDAAVGLPDAWSQVRAPVIVPLLKLAVAVCLLMSVLLFLERLYMAVVIVGVKLLGRRPERRYKCDPICEDDDPELGSAAFPVVLVQIPMFNEREVYQLSIGAVCGLSWPSDRLVVQVLDDSTDPLIKEMVRMECERWAHKGINITYQIREDRKGYKAGALKAGMKHGYVRECEYMVIFDADFQPDPDFLHRTIPYLHHNPEIALVQARWRFVNADECLMTRMQEMSLDYHFKVEQEVSSSVCAFFGFNGTAGVWRISAVNEAGGWKDRTTVEDMDLAIRASLKGWKFVYLGDVQVKSELPSTFKAFRFQQHRWSCGPANLFRKMLVEIVTNKKVTIWKKFHVIYNFFLVRKIVAHIVTFTFYCIIIPTTIFVPEVHIPKWGCVYIPTIITLLNSVGTPRSFHLLFFWILFENVMSLHRTKATLIGLLEAGRANEWVVTEKLGSAMKMKSANKASARKSFMRMWERLNVPELGVGAFLFSCGWYDVAFGKDNFFIYLFFQSMAFFVVGVGYVGTIVPQS